A DNA window from Coffea arabica cultivar ET-39 chromosome 6c, Coffea Arabica ET-39 HiFi, whole genome shotgun sequence contains the following coding sequences:
- the LOC113695656 gene encoding zinc finger protein ZAT5-like, producing MEVHQEEIILGSKHMIFKGKRTKRQRTVSQPPFLLTMATTTSSSCSTGTPGGDSFTAFNRVTASPSNSGELTQTSVAGVDQEEDMANCLILLAQGRARKSTQPTTHLPMPSTSTAKSSSAVHDVYQCKTCNRSFPSFQALGGHRASHKKPKPTDLEDKSPPPLSLGGHQESTVGLIRDEDTTLSLQIPSGRKDPIISGDVNKSRVHECSICGAEFSSGQALGGHMRRHRPLPTLTGTSSNDDEGSREFAAKKPRALLSLDLNLPAPPDQPEDDYSTESKYPFASAKQQVIVFSASPHPLVDCHY from the coding sequence atggaagttCATCAAGAAGAAATTATCTTGGGGTCGAAGCATATGATCTTCAAAGGAAAGCGAACTAAGCGACAAAGAACCGTGTCTCAACCACCCTTCCTCTTAACCATGGCCACGACGACAAGCTCGTCCTGTAGCACCGGTACTCCTGGCGGTGACTCGTTTACCGCTTTCAATCGCGTCACCGCCTCGCCTTCAAATTCTGGTGAATTGACACAGACCTCCGTAGCAGGTGTAGATCAAGAAGAAGACATGGCCAACTGCTTAATTCTTCTAGCCCAAGGCCGTGCCCGGAAATCAACGCAACCCACTACTCATCTTCCCATGCCTAGTACTAGCACTGCAAAGTCATCTTCCGCGGTCCATGACGTCTACCAGTGCAAGACATGCAACCGTAGTTTCCCTTCTTTTCAAGCGCTTGGCGGCCACAGGGCAAGTCACAAGAAGCCCAAGCCAACTGATCTCGAAGACAAATCCCCTCCTCCTTTGTCCTTAGGAGGACATCAAGAATCTACTGTTGGATTGATCAGGGACGAAGATACGACCTTGTCGCTTCAGATTCCAAGCGGCCGAAAAGACCCCATCATTTCCGGTGATGTCAATAAGTCTAGGGTTCACGAGTGTTCGATATGTGGTGCTGAGTTCAGCTCTGGCCAAGCCTTAGGGGGTCACATGAGGCGACACAGACCCCTGCCGACGCTAACTGGCACCAGCAGTAACGACGACGAGGGTTCTCGAGAATTTGCAGCCAAGAAGCCAAGAGCCCTCCTGTCTTTAGACCTGAATCTTCCGGCCCCCCCGGACCAACCTGAGGATGATTACAGCACAGAATCCAAATACCCCTTTGCATCCGCTAAGCAACAAGTTATTGTCTTCTCCGCATCTCCTCATCCCTTGGTCGATTGCCATTACTAA
- the LOC113694746 gene encoding uncharacterized protein gives MAVAGRRNGMEDEEEGEEGILFDEQLEFLGDVSYSDTPPHLRDLATAAERGNVEDLRLALDNFIGSIDEPVEDGDTALHLTCLYGHLPCVQLLLERGANLEVKDEDGALPLHDACAGGYTDIVQLLLNSGNSPECVKRMLESVDLDGDTPLHHAARGEHMEAIRLLLASGASPNRENVYGKTPRELADPDTEARRILEEAASAMAGH, from the exons atggcgGTAGCAGGAAGGCGGAACGgcatggaggatgaagaagaaggagaagagggaATACTTTTTGACGAACAGCTCGAGTTCCTGGGAGACGTCTCCTACTCCGACACCCCGCCTCACCTCCGTGACCTAGCCACGGCGGCGGAGCGTGGCAACGTCGAGGACCTCCGTTTGGCCCTAG ATAATTTCATTGGAAGTATTGATGAACCTGTGGAGGATGGGGATACTGCCCTTCATCTTACCTGTTTGTATGGCCATTTGCCTTGTGTCCAG CTCTTGTTGGAGAGAGGAGCTAACTTGGAGGTGAAGGATGAAGATGGAGCACTTCCCCTTCATGATGCTTGTGCAGGAG GATATACAGATATAGTCCAGCTTCTACTCAACAGTGGTAATAGTCCGGAATGTGTTAAGAGAATGCTGGAATCTGTTGACCTGGATGGTGATACG CCCCTTCATCATGCTGCCAGAGGTGAGCACATGGAGGCTATTAGGTTGTTGCTGGCCTCTGGGGCGTCTCCTAATAGGGAAAATGTCTATGGAAAG ACTCCACGTGAACTTGCTGACCCCGACACGGAAGCTAGGAGAATTTTGGAAGAGGCTGCCAGTGCCATGGCTGGCCATTAG
- the LOC140008306 gene encoding ras-related protein RABE1a-like — MAATPTRARADYECLVKLLLIGDSGVGKSCILLRFCEDSFTTSFISTIGIDLKIRTIELDGKRIKLQIWDTAGQERFRTITTAYYRGAMGILLVYDVTDESSFNNIRNWIRNIEQHASDSVNTILVGNKADMDESKRAVPTSRGQALANEYGVKFFETSAKTNHNVNEVFFSIARDIKKRLAETESEIRAEPPTIKINKPDPVKISTAEPQKSACCS; from the exons atggcaGCCACTCCTACTAGAGCACGAGCTGACTATGAGTGCCTCGTCAAGCTCCTCCTCATTGGCGACAGCG GAGTTGGAAAGAGTTGCATTCTATTGAGGTTCTGTGAAGATTCATTTACAACGAGTTTTATCTCCACCATTGG CATTGACCTTAAGATTAGGACAATTGAGCTCGATGGAAAGCGCATTAAATTACAAATATGGGATACAGCTGGTCAAGAACGTTTTAGAACTATCACCACAG CTTATTACAGAGGAGCCATGGGCATATTGCTGGTCTATGATGTTACGGATGAATCGTCGTTCAACA ACATCAGAAACTGGATTAGGAATATAGAACAACATGCTTCCGACAGTGTGAACACCATTCTCGTTGGAAATAAAGCTGACATGGATGAGAGCAAAAGG GCGGTGCCAACATCACGAGGCCAGGCATTAGCCAATGAATACGGCGTTAAATTTTTTGAGACG AGTGCTAAAACAAATCATAACGTGAACGAAGTATTCTTTTCGATTGCCCGAGACATAAAGAAAAGGCTGGCTGAGACTGAGAGTGAAATCAGAGCAGAG CCCCCAaccatcaaaatcaataaaCCAGACCCAGTAAAGATCTCAACTGCAGAACCGCAAAAATCAGCTTGCTGCAGCTGA
- the LOC140008307 gene encoding ras-related protein RABC2a-like has translation MASTGLSSSNSSSSSYDLSFKILLIGDSGVGKSSLLVTFISNSVEDLSPTIGVDFKIKLLTVGGKKLKLTIWDTAGQERFRTLTSSYYRGAQGIVLVYDVTRRETFTDLSDIWAKEVELYSTNQDCVKMLVGNKVDKESERVVSKEEGMTLAEELGSLFLECSARTRENVEQCFEELALKIMEVPSLLEEGSAVGKRNILKQKQVHHTSGGSCCS, from the exons ATGGCCTCCACCGGACTCAGCAGTAGTAATAGCAGTAGCAGCAGCTACGATCTGTCATTTAAGATCTTGTTGATCGGAGACTCCGGAGTCGGCAAAAGCAGCCTTCTCGTCACTTTCATCTCGAATTCTGTTGAAGATCTTTCCCCTACCATCG GTGTGGATTTTAAGATCAAGCTGCTCACTGTTGGTGGGAAGAAGTTGAAGCTTACAATTTGGGATACCG CTGGACAAGAGAGGTTCAGGACTTTGACAAGCTCATACTACAGAGGTGCTCAAGGGATCGTTCTTG TTTATGATGTGACAAGGAGGGAAACCTTTACAGACTTGTCTGATATATGGGCAAAAGAAGTCGAACTTTATTCTACTAATCAGGATTGTGTCAAGATGCTTGTTGGTAACAAAGTTGACAAG GAGTCTGAAAGAGTTGTAAGCAAGGAAGAAGGAATGACCCTTGCAGAAGAGCTAGGGTCTTTATTTCTTGAATGCAGTGCCAGAACGCGAGAAAATGTGGAGCAATGCTTTGAAGAACTGGCTTTGAAG ATTATGGAGGTGCCCAGTCTTTTGGAAGAAGGGTCTGCTGTAGGGAAGAGAAATATTTTAAAACAGAAACAAGTGCATCACACATCTGGTGGCAGTTGTTGCTCATAA
- the LOC140008305 gene encoding uncharacterized protein: protein MDREWGSKPGSGGAASAQNEAIDRRERLRRLALETIDLAKDPYFMRNHLGSYECKLCLTLHNNEGNYLAHTQGKRHQTNLAKRAAREAKEAPAQPQPHKRKIALKKSVKIGRPGYRVTKQFDPETKQRSLLFQIEYPEIEDNTKPRHRFMSSFEQKIQPFDKRYQFLLFAAEPYEIIAFKVPSTEIDKSTPKFFSHWDQDSKMFTLQLYFKSKPPEANKPQSASAANGTAAPAAPPRPAPPPPQAPPPPPPPQGLPPAAPSGNIPRGPPSISGSVPPPPPIANGSMPPGGTLPAPPPPIGSGAMANFTPGTQMGRPPMAPPQGFQGPPPPPNMG, encoded by the exons ATGGATAGAGAATGGGGTTCGAAGCCAGGCAGCGGAGGCGCTGCCTCCGCCCAGAATGAGGCCATTGACCGGCGAGAACGGCTGCGACGACTTGCCCTCGAGACTATCGACCTTGCAAAAGATCCCTATTTTATGCGCAATCATCTGGGCAGCTACGAGTGCAAGCTGTGTTTGACGCTACACAACAATGAGGGGAACTATTTGGCTCACACGCAAGGGAAACGCCACCAGACTAATTTGGCTAAAAGAGCCGCTCGCGAAGCCAAGGAGGCTCCTGCTCAACCCCAGCCTCACAAGCGCAAAATTGCACTTAAAAAATCCG TTAAAATTGGCAGGCCTGGATATCGAGTGACAAAGCAATTTGATCCAGAGACAAAACAAAGGTCACTTCTCTTCCAG ATTGAGTATCCTGAGATTGAAGACAACACAAAGCCAAGGCACCGTTTTATGTCATCCTTTGAGCAG AAAATCCAACCTTTTGACAAAAGATATCAGTTTCTTCTATTTGCGGCTGAACCTTATGAAATCATTGCTTTCAAG GTTCCTAGCACGGAGATTGATAAATCAACTCCCAAGTTCTTCTCACACTGGGATCAAGACTCTAAAATGTTTACG CTCCAGCTATATTTCAAGTCAAAGCCTCCTGAAGCAAATAAACCTCAATCTGCTTCTGCAGCCAATGGGACAGCGGCTCCTGCTGCTCCACCTAGGCCTGCGCCGCCTCCACCTCAAgctccaccaccacctccaccacctcAGGGACTCCCTCCGGCAGCTCCATCAGGGAATATTCCAAGAGGTCCACCTTCTATATCTGGTTCCGTTCCCCCTCCGCCACCTATAGCAAATGGTTCTATGCCTCCTGGTGGAACTTTGCCTGCTCCACCACCCCCAATTGGCAGTGGTGCAATGGCTAATTTTACTCCTGGTACACAAATGGGAAGACCGCCAATGGCGCCTCCACAAGGCTTTCAAGGGCCACCTCCACCACCGAATATGGGTTGA
- the LOC140008304 gene encoding phosphatidylinositol 4-phosphate 5-kinase 9-like isoform X2: MSGPVATVDGVEGAHSLSDRTLSLNGSSLGESNRSLKLANGEVSHTTSENPSFTVGELLLPNGESYSGSLLSSVPEGSGKYIWSEGCKYEGEWRCGMRHGYGKLQWPSGAVYEGDFSGGYMHGTGTYTGRGKITYKGRWRLSLKHGLGHQVYPNGDVFEGAWIQGSPEGPGKYTWANGNVYLGNLKGGNMSGKGTLTWTNGDSYEGNWLNGMMHGFGIYTWSDGGCYIGTWTRGLKDGKGAFYPKGGRLPAGQEMYLNALRKRGLLPDLSKQNQVSHIHHTSSVDLGVVKVGGNQGSCRNSSYKSANGNLLNLEQSRSTNVSLERRWSLEVAIEKVIGYDFSLDGREYEDDRNSPILEREYMQGVLISELVINDSFSPSSKRVRRRQKKLAREMKRVGETIIKGHRSYDLMLSLQLGIRYTVGKITPIQRREVRASDFGTRASFWMNFPKVGSQLTPPHQSEDFKWKDYCPMVFRNLREMFKIDAADYMMSICGNDALRELSSPGKSGSVFFLSQDDRFMIKTLRKSEVKVLLRMLPSYHHHVQKYENTLITKFFGLHRIKPSSGQKFRFVVMGNMFCTELRIHRRFDLKGSSLGRSADKVEIDENTILKDLDLNYCFFLEPSWRESLLTQIEIDSKFLESQHIMDYSLLLGVHYRAPQHLRSLMSTSRRMTADGLEIVAEEEAMEDEISPQGLILVPRGGDDNGVVVGSHIRGSRLRTSSATGNEEVDLLLPGTARLQIQLGVNMPARAEHTPGNDDNQIFHEAYDVVLYLGIIDILQEYNITKKIEHAYKSIQFDSISISAVDPTFYSQRFLEFIQKVFPPNTVAN, from the exons ATGTCTGGCCCTGTGGCCACAGTTGACGGCGTTGAAGGGGCACATTCTTTATCAGACAGGACATTATCTCTTAATGGCTCGTCGCTTGGTGAAAGTAATCGCTCATTAAAATTGGCAAATGGGGAAGTTTCTCATACAACTTCTGAGAACCCTTCCTTTACGGTTGGAGAGCTCTTACTGCCAAATGGAGAATCATACTCTGGCTCCTTGCTCAGTAGTGTACCTGAGGGCTCAGGTAAATATATATGGTCAGAGGGCTGCAAATATGAGGGTGAATGGAGATGTGGGATGAGGCATGGATATGGAAAGCTTCAATGGCCTTCTGGTGCTGTTTACGAAGGTGATTTTTCAGGTGGTTATATGCATGGCACAGGAACATATACTGGACGTGGTAAGATCACCTATAAGGGGCGTTGGCGCCTGAGCCTTAAACACGGTTTAGGGCATCAAGTATATCCCAATGGAGATGTATTTGAAGGAGCTTGGATTCAGGGAAGTCCAGAAGGACCTGGCAAGTACACATGGGCTAATGGAAATGTGTACTTGGGGAATCTTAAAGGAGGAAATATGTCAGGGAAAGGAACTCTAACCTGGACCAATGGGGACTCTTATGAGGGAAACTGGTTGAATGGTATGATGCATGGGTTTGGGATATACACATGGAGTGATGGAGGCTGCTATATTGGGACCTGGACTCGAGGTCTGAAGGATGGAAAAGGAGCATTTTATCCAAAAGGCGGTAGACTTCCTGCTGGTCAGGAAATGTACCTTAATGCTTTAAGAAAACGAGGGTTGCTTCCAGATTTAAGTAAACAAAACCAGGTTTCACATATTCACCATACTTCTTCTGTTGATCTGGGGGTAGTCAAAGTTGGTGGGAACCAAGGATCTTGTCGGAATTCATCTTATAAATCTGCCAATGGAAACCTGCTGAATCTAGAGCAGTCTCGCTCCACAAATGTTTCTTTGGAAAGACGTTGGAGCCTTGAGGTGGCAATTGAGAAAGTTATTGGTTATGATTTTTCTCTGGATGGCAGAGAATATGAGGATGATAGAAATTCTCCGATCTTGGAACGAGAATACATGCAAGGTGTCTTAATCAGTGAACTTGTAATTAATGACAGCTTTTCACCATCATCCAAAAGAGTGCGAAGGCGACAAAAGAAACTTGCAAGGGAGATGAAGAGAGTGGGTGAAACAATAATTAAAGGGCACAGGAGCTATGATCTAATGCTTAGTCTGCAGCTTGGCATCAG ATATACAGTGGGAAAGATTACGCCCATTCAAAGACGAGAAGTGCGAGCTTCTGATTTTGGCACCCGTGCCAGCTTCTGGATGAATTTTCCAAAGGTGGGGTCACAGTTGACACCACCGCACCAGTCAGAGGATTTCAAGTGGAAAGATTATTGTCCAATGGTATTCAG GAATCTGAGGGAGATGTTTAAGATTGATGCTGCAGACTATATGATGTCCATTTGTGGAAATGATGCCCTTCGGGAACTTTCTTCTCCTGGGAAAAGTGGTAGTGTGTTTTTCCTCTCTCAAGATGATCGTTTTATGATTAAGACATTACGGAAGTCAGAAGTGAAG GTGCTTCTGAGGATGCTCCCATCCTATCATCACCatgtgcaaaaatatgagaacACACTGATCACCAAGTTTTTTGGCCTTCACAGGATAAAGCCTTCTAGTGGTCAAAAG TTTCGCTTTGTTGTAATGGGGAATATGTTTTGCACAGAGCTCAGGATCCATAGAAGGTTTGATCTAAAAGGTTCTTCATTGGGACGTTCAGCAGACAAGGTTGAAATTGATGAGAACACAATACTTAAAGATCTGGACTTGAACTATTGCTTTTTTTTAGAACCTTCATGGCGTGAATCCCTTCTGAC GCAGATTGAAATTGATAGCAAATTTCTGGAATCACAGCACATAATGGATTATAGCCTTTTGCTGGGGGTTCACTACCGAGCTCCTCAACACCTAAGATCTCTCATGTCGACCAGCAGACGGATGACGGCAGATGGACTGGAAATTGTTGCAGAAGAAG AGGCTATGGAGGACGAAATATCTCCACAAGGCCTCATACTGGTCCCTCGTGGTGGTGATGACAATGGTGTTGTCGTGGGTTCCCATATTAGAGGTAGCAGATTACGGACATCGTCTGCAACTGGCAATGAGGAAGTGGATCTTCTCCTTCCCGGTACAGCAAG ACTCCAGATCCAGCTTGGAGTTAATATGCCTGCAAGAGCAGAGCATACTCCGGGAAATGATGATAACCAGATATTTCACGAGGCTTATGATGTTGTTTTGTATCTGGGCATCATTGACATATTACAAGAGTACAACATAACCAAGAAGATAGAACATGCATACAAGTCTATCCAGTTTGATTCCATTTCCATATCTGCCGTGGATCCTACTTTCTATTCCCAGAGGTTCCTGGAATTTATTCAGAAGGTGTTCCCTCCAAATACAGTAGCAAATTAG
- the LOC140008304 gene encoding phosphatidylinositol 4-phosphate 5-kinase 9-like isoform X1 has product MSGPVATVDGVEGAHSLSDRTLSLNGSSLGESNRSLKLANGEVSHTTSENPSFTVGELLLPNGESYSGSLLSSVPEGSGKYIWSEGCKYEGEWRCGMRHGYGKLQWPSGAVYEGDFSGGYMHGTGTYTGRGKITYKGRWRLSLKHGLGHQVYPNGDVFEGAWIQGSPEGPGKYTWANGNVYLGNLKGGNMSGKGTLTWTNGDSYEGNWLNGMMHGFGIYTWSDGGCYIGTWTRGLKDGKGAFYPKGGRLPAGQEMYLNALRKRGLLPDLSKQNQVSHIHHTSSVDLGVVKVGGNQGSCRNSSYKSANGNLLNLEQSRSTNVSLERRWSLEVAIEKVIGYDFSLDGREYEDDRNSPILEREYMQGVLISELVINDSFSPSSKRVRRRQKKLAREMKRVGETIIKGHRSYDLMLSLQLGIRYTVGKITPIQRREVRASDFGTRASFWMNFPKVGSQLTPPHQSEDFKWKDYCPMVFRNLREMFKIDAADYMMSICGNDALRELSSPGKSGSVFFLSQDDRFMIKTLRKSEVKVLLRMLPSYHHHVQKYENTLITKFFGLHRIKPSSGQKFRFVVMGNMFCTELRIHRRFDLKGSSLGRSADKVEIDENTILKDLDLNYCFFLEPSWRESLLTQIEIDSKFLESQHIMDYSLLLGVHYRAPQHLRSLMSTSRRMTADGLEIVAEEEAMEDEISPQGLILVPRGGDDNGVVVGSHIRGSRLRTSSATGNEEVDLLLPGTASRLQIQLGVNMPARAEHTPGNDDNQIFHEAYDVVLYLGIIDILQEYNITKKIEHAYKSIQFDSISISAVDPTFYSQRFLEFIQKVFPPNTVAN; this is encoded by the exons ATGTCTGGCCCTGTGGCCACAGTTGACGGCGTTGAAGGGGCACATTCTTTATCAGACAGGACATTATCTCTTAATGGCTCGTCGCTTGGTGAAAGTAATCGCTCATTAAAATTGGCAAATGGGGAAGTTTCTCATACAACTTCTGAGAACCCTTCCTTTACGGTTGGAGAGCTCTTACTGCCAAATGGAGAATCATACTCTGGCTCCTTGCTCAGTAGTGTACCTGAGGGCTCAGGTAAATATATATGGTCAGAGGGCTGCAAATATGAGGGTGAATGGAGATGTGGGATGAGGCATGGATATGGAAAGCTTCAATGGCCTTCTGGTGCTGTTTACGAAGGTGATTTTTCAGGTGGTTATATGCATGGCACAGGAACATATACTGGACGTGGTAAGATCACCTATAAGGGGCGTTGGCGCCTGAGCCTTAAACACGGTTTAGGGCATCAAGTATATCCCAATGGAGATGTATTTGAAGGAGCTTGGATTCAGGGAAGTCCAGAAGGACCTGGCAAGTACACATGGGCTAATGGAAATGTGTACTTGGGGAATCTTAAAGGAGGAAATATGTCAGGGAAAGGAACTCTAACCTGGACCAATGGGGACTCTTATGAGGGAAACTGGTTGAATGGTATGATGCATGGGTTTGGGATATACACATGGAGTGATGGAGGCTGCTATATTGGGACCTGGACTCGAGGTCTGAAGGATGGAAAAGGAGCATTTTATCCAAAAGGCGGTAGACTTCCTGCTGGTCAGGAAATGTACCTTAATGCTTTAAGAAAACGAGGGTTGCTTCCAGATTTAAGTAAACAAAACCAGGTTTCACATATTCACCATACTTCTTCTGTTGATCTGGGGGTAGTCAAAGTTGGTGGGAACCAAGGATCTTGTCGGAATTCATCTTATAAATCTGCCAATGGAAACCTGCTGAATCTAGAGCAGTCTCGCTCCACAAATGTTTCTTTGGAAAGACGTTGGAGCCTTGAGGTGGCAATTGAGAAAGTTATTGGTTATGATTTTTCTCTGGATGGCAGAGAATATGAGGATGATAGAAATTCTCCGATCTTGGAACGAGAATACATGCAAGGTGTCTTAATCAGTGAACTTGTAATTAATGACAGCTTTTCACCATCATCCAAAAGAGTGCGAAGGCGACAAAAGAAACTTGCAAGGGAGATGAAGAGAGTGGGTGAAACAATAATTAAAGGGCACAGGAGCTATGATCTAATGCTTAGTCTGCAGCTTGGCATCAG ATATACAGTGGGAAAGATTACGCCCATTCAAAGACGAGAAGTGCGAGCTTCTGATTTTGGCACCCGTGCCAGCTTCTGGATGAATTTTCCAAAGGTGGGGTCACAGTTGACACCACCGCACCAGTCAGAGGATTTCAAGTGGAAAGATTATTGTCCAATGGTATTCAG GAATCTGAGGGAGATGTTTAAGATTGATGCTGCAGACTATATGATGTCCATTTGTGGAAATGATGCCCTTCGGGAACTTTCTTCTCCTGGGAAAAGTGGTAGTGTGTTTTTCCTCTCTCAAGATGATCGTTTTATGATTAAGACATTACGGAAGTCAGAAGTGAAG GTGCTTCTGAGGATGCTCCCATCCTATCATCACCatgtgcaaaaatatgagaacACACTGATCACCAAGTTTTTTGGCCTTCACAGGATAAAGCCTTCTAGTGGTCAAAAG TTTCGCTTTGTTGTAATGGGGAATATGTTTTGCACAGAGCTCAGGATCCATAGAAGGTTTGATCTAAAAGGTTCTTCATTGGGACGTTCAGCAGACAAGGTTGAAATTGATGAGAACACAATACTTAAAGATCTGGACTTGAACTATTGCTTTTTTTTAGAACCTTCATGGCGTGAATCCCTTCTGAC GCAGATTGAAATTGATAGCAAATTTCTGGAATCACAGCACATAATGGATTATAGCCTTTTGCTGGGGGTTCACTACCGAGCTCCTCAACACCTAAGATCTCTCATGTCGACCAGCAGACGGATGACGGCAGATGGACTGGAAATTGTTGCAGAAGAAG AGGCTATGGAGGACGAAATATCTCCACAAGGCCTCATACTGGTCCCTCGTGGTGGTGATGACAATGGTGTTGTCGTGGGTTCCCATATTAGAGGTAGCAGATTACGGACATCGTCTGCAACTGGCAATGAGGAAGTGGATCTTCTCCTTCCCGGTACAGCAAG CAGACTCCAGATCCAGCTTGGAGTTAATATGCCTGCAAGAGCAGAGCATACTCCGGGAAATGATGATAACCAGATATTTCACGAGGCTTATGATGTTGTTTTGTATCTGGGCATCATTGACATATTACAAGAGTACAACATAACCAAGAAGATAGAACATGCATACAAGTCTATCCAGTTTGATTCCATTTCCATATCTGCCGTGGATCCTACTTTCTATTCCCAGAGGTTCCTGGAATTTATTCAGAAGGTGTTCCCTCCAAATACAGTAGCAAATTAG